A stretch of the Chitiniphilus purpureus genome encodes the following:
- a CDS encoding helix-turn-helix domain-containing protein, translated as MTDQQTESTISQGVGPRLKARREQMGLAIDQVANQLKLARKQIEAIEADHYETLPGNTFARGFVRNYAKLLELEAAPLLADLEGLLPTERIQSALPSVREEEGFSLEHAGRGNTAWPALLVGIVAFLAVFGGVWWYLQQPASPQLDVPNATLELPEAPQTHAASMAVEPAASAPAASAPQLTVASTPAAQAASQAELRLSALAESWVQITDADGKRVLSEVLPAGAERNVAGRAPYRVKIGNAPQTRLYLRGKPVDLAPYTKVNVAAFELK; from the coding sequence ATGACCGACCAACAAACCGAATCGACGATCAGCCAAGGCGTAGGACCGCGTCTGAAGGCCCGGCGCGAGCAGATGGGCCTGGCGATCGATCAGGTTGCCAACCAGCTCAAGCTTGCCAGAAAGCAGATCGAGGCGATCGAGGCCGACCACTACGAGACGCTGCCCGGCAATACCTTTGCACGGGGCTTCGTGCGCAACTACGCCAAGCTGCTGGAGCTGGAGGCTGCGCCGCTGCTGGCCGACCTTGAGGGCCTGCTGCCCACCGAACGCATCCAGTCGGCATTGCCCTCGGTGCGCGAGGAGGAAGGGTTCAGCCTGGAGCATGCCGGGCGCGGCAACACCGCCTGGCCGGCGCTGCTGGTCGGGATCGTCGCCTTTCTGGCGGTGTTCGGCGGCGTGTGGTGGTATCTGCAGCAGCCCGCCAGTCCTCAGCTGGATGTGCCCAACGCCACGCTGGAGCTGCCCGAAGCGCCGCAGACGCATGCCGCAAGCATGGCCGTCGAGCCTGCTGCCTCGGCACCGGCCGCGTCGGCGCCGCAGCTCACCGTGGCCAGCACACCTGCTGCACAAGCCGCTTCCCAGGCCGAGTTGCGCCTCTCTGCATTGGCTGAATCGTGGGTGCAGATCACCGATGCCGACGGCAAGCGCGTGCTCTCCGAGGTATTGCCGGCCGGTGCCGAGCGCAACGTCGCGGGCAGGGCGCCTTATCGCGTCAAGATCGGCAACGCCCCACAAACCCGCCTCTACCTACGCGGCAAACCCGTCGATCTTGCGCCTTACACCAAGGTCAACGTCGCCGCTTTCGAATTGAAGTAG
- the bamB gene encoding outer membrane protein assembly factor BamB → MPLLTMGRLTPVLRGAALAMLAGVLVACGSTSNQPEPSPRPQVADQIGARVLWRASAGGKTDFRFLPAQAGDRLIVAGAPAQLAALDLATGAQRWQVELEQPIAGGVGAGEGTIAVGSLKGRVYAYSYDGAPLWQIQVSSEVIAPPLVGGSIVVVRTADGRITGFSAADGARKWQFQRQMPALVLRNFAPMVVNDGTVFVGMAGGRMVALRLADGSVLWDSPVAQPRGATELERIADVVAPPVLGEGLVCAVAYQGRVGCLDQRNGTPVWSREASSYAGVALDSDQLYLVDDLGHVSALDRNSGRSMWRQDKLAARRVGAPARIGEVLAVGDLEGYVHFLSREDGRFVGQLSTDGSRVAAVPQVIGERLIVQTQAGNVFAIGIGQ, encoded by the coding sequence ATGCCGTTATTGACGATGGGCCGCCTCACGCCGGTACTGCGCGGCGCAGCGCTCGCAATGCTAGCTGGTGTACTGGTCGCTTGCGGTTCGACCAGCAACCAGCCCGAACCCTCGCCGCGCCCGCAGGTGGCCGATCAGATCGGTGCCCGTGTGCTGTGGCGAGCTTCGGCCGGTGGCAAGACCGATTTTCGTTTCCTGCCGGCCCAGGCCGGCGACCGGCTGATCGTGGCCGGTGCCCCGGCGCAACTGGCCGCACTCGATCTGGCCACCGGTGCACAGCGCTGGCAGGTCGAACTGGAACAGCCCATTGCCGGTGGCGTCGGGGCGGGCGAGGGCACCATTGCGGTCGGTTCGCTCAAGGGCCGCGTCTATGCCTACAGCTATGATGGTGCCCCGCTGTGGCAGATCCAGGTTTCCAGCGAAGTGATCGCGCCGCCGCTCGTGGGCGGCAGTATCGTCGTGGTGCGGACCGCCGATGGCCGCATCACCGGTTTCTCGGCGGCGGACGGGGCGCGCAAGTGGCAGTTCCAGCGCCAGATGCCGGCACTGGTCCTGCGCAACTTTGCGCCGATGGTGGTCAACGATGGCACGGTGTTCGTCGGCATGGCCGGTGGGCGCATGGTGGCGTTGCGGCTTGCCGACGGCAGCGTGTTGTGGGACAGCCCGGTGGCCCAACCCCGTGGTGCCACCGAACTTGAACGTATCGCCGACGTGGTCGCCCCCCCGGTGCTGGGCGAGGGCCTTGTCTGCGCGGTGGCGTATCAGGGCCGGGTCGGCTGCCTGGATCAGCGCAACGGCACCCCGGTCTGGTCGCGCGAAGCGTCCAGCTATGCCGGTGTCGCGCTTGACAGCGACCAGCTCTATCTGGTCGACGACCTGGGGCATGTCAGCGCGCTGGATCGTAACAGTGGGCGCAGCATGTGGCGTCAGGACAAGCTCGCTGCACGGCGTGTCGGCGCGCCTGCCCGGATCGGTGAGGTACTCGCGGTCGGTGATCTGGAGGGGTATGTGCATTTCCTGTCGCGCGAGGACGGCCGGTTCGTCGGACAGCTGTCCACCGATGGCAGCCGGGTGGCCGCAGTGCCGCAGGTGATCGGTGAACGGCTGATCGTACAGACCCAGGCGGGCAATGTGTTCGCAATCGGCATCGGGCAGTAG
- the hflX gene encoding GTPase HflX yields MFERHQGGDTAILVCLDFGEPDYRDGLEEFVQLVQSAGVDPQAVIEGKRSRPDPAYFAGTGKVEEIAAAVRANDVPLVIFNHLLSPAQERNLERALSCRVIDRTTLILDIFAQRARTAEGKLQVELAQLAHIQTRLVRGWTHLERQKGGIGLRGPGETQLETDRRLIGARVKRLKDQLATVQRQRATQRRARERSGQFTISIVGYTNAGKSTLFNTLNKAKSYTADQLFATLDTTSRKLFLDETHSVVISDTVGFIRQLPHTLVAAFRATLEETIHADLLLHVVDINHPLRDMQIGEVNKVLTEIGAERITQLMVWNKIDLKGLPADVERDEYGRIRAVRVSAINAEGLDLLRGAMVEAMSKNTEENTNP; encoded by the coding sequence ATGTTTGAACGCCATCAGGGCGGCGACACAGCCATCCTTGTCTGCCTGGATTTCGGGGAGCCCGATTACCGCGATGGGCTGGAAGAGTTCGTACAGCTTGTCCAGTCGGCCGGGGTCGATCCGCAGGCGGTGATCGAAGGCAAGCGCTCGCGGCCCGATCCTGCCTACTTTGCGGGTACCGGCAAGGTTGAAGAGATCGCCGCCGCTGTTCGTGCCAACGATGTCCCCCTGGTGATCTTCAATCACCTGCTCTCGCCCGCGCAGGAGCGCAATCTGGAGCGGGCATTGTCATGCCGGGTGATCGACCGCACCACGCTGATCCTGGACATCTTTGCCCAACGTGCCCGTACCGCTGAAGGCAAGCTGCAGGTCGAGCTGGCTCAGCTTGCCCATATCCAGACGCGCCTGGTGCGCGGCTGGACCCACCTGGAGCGGCAGAAGGGGGGGATCGGCTTGCGCGGCCCGGGCGAAACCCAGTTGGAAACCGACCGCCGCCTGATCGGCGCACGGGTGAAGCGGCTCAAGGACCAGCTGGCGACCGTACAGCGCCAACGCGCGACCCAGCGCCGGGCCCGCGAACGCAGCGGCCAGTTCACCATCTCCATCGTGGGCTATACCAATGCTGGCAAGTCGACGCTGTTCAACACGTTGAACAAGGCCAAGAGCTACACCGCCGACCAGCTGTTCGCTACGCTGGATACCACGTCACGCAAACTGTTCCTCGATGAAACGCATTCGGTGGTGATCTCCGATACCGTGGGGTTCATCAGGCAATTGCCCCATACGCTGGTCGCGGCATTCCGCGCCACGCTGGAAGAAACAATCCACGCTGATTTGCTGTTGCATGTGGTGGACATCAATCATCCATTGCGGGATATGCAGATCGGCGAAGTGAACAAGGTATTGACCGAGATCGGTGCGGAACGCATCACGCAACTGATGGTCTGGAACAAGATCGACCTGAAGGGGCTGCCGGCGGATGTCGAGCGGGACGAGTATGGTAGGATTCGCGCCGTTCGCGTCAGTGCGATCAACGCAGAAGGCTTGGATCTGCTGCGCGGTGCCATGGTCGAGGCAATGAGCAAAAACACCGAGGAAAACACCAATCCATGA
- the ndk gene encoding nucleoside-diphosphate kinase, protein MAIERTLSIVKPDAVAKNVIGKIYDRFESAGLKVVAARMKQLSRTEAEGFYAVHKERPFFKDLVDFMVSGPVMIQVLEGENAVLRNRELMGATDPKKADQGTIRADFADSIDANAVHGSDSAENAAIEIAYFFAASEVYGR, encoded by the coding sequence ATGGCTATTGAACGCACCTTGTCGATCGTAAAACCCGATGCTGTTGCAAAGAATGTGATCGGCAAGATCTATGACCGTTTCGAATCGGCCGGCCTGAAAGTGGTCGCCGCCCGGATGAAGCAGTTGTCCCGCACTGAAGCCGAGGGCTTCTACGCAGTGCACAAGGAGCGTCCGTTCTTCAAGGATCTGGTCGATTTCATGGTGTCCGGTCCGGTGATGATTCAGGTGCTCGAAGGCGAGAACGCGGTCCTCAGGAACCGTGAACTGATGGGTGCCACCGATCCGAAGAAGGCTGACCAGGGCACCATTCGCGCCGATTTCGCCGATTCGATCGATGCCAATGCCGTCCACGGTTCGGACAGCGCCGAGAATGCCGCGATCGAGATCGCCTATTTCTTCGCGGCCAGCGAAGTCTACGGCCGCTGA
- the rlmN gene encoding 23S rRNA (adenine(2503)-C(2))-methyltransferase RlmN, producing MSVNLLDYDAQALTGLMAQYGEKPFRAKQLLKWVHQRGVSDFEQMTDIAKSLRARLQGTAEVKAPGVLAEHVASDGTTKWLLDVGVGNGIETVFIPEDDRGTLCVSSQVGCALDCSFCSTAKQGFNRNLSVGEIIGQLWWANRRLSLEQARLGTPANEDSRIVSNVVMMGMGEPLANFDNVVAALKLMLDDNAYGLSRRRVTLSTSGLVPAMDRLREACPVALAVSLHAPNDALRDQIVPINKKYPLNELLAACRRYLEKAPRDFITFEYVMLDGVNDQPEHARQLAALLRDVPCKLNLIPFNPFPNSGYNRSSRDAILAFRDLLIEAGYIVTVRKTRGDDIDAACGQLAGQVKDRTRRTQRADNVQPITFRD from the coding sequence ATGTCTGTCAATCTGCTTGATTACGATGCCCAGGCGCTGACCGGCCTGATGGCGCAATACGGCGAAAAGCCGTTCCGCGCCAAGCAGCTGCTGAAGTGGGTCCATCAGCGCGGTGTATCGGATTTCGAGCAGATGACCGATATCGCCAAGTCGCTGCGCGCCAGGCTGCAGGGCACGGCCGAGGTCAAGGCACCGGGCGTGCTGGCCGAGCATGTCGCCAGCGACGGCACCACCAAATGGCTGCTCGATGTCGGCGTGGGCAACGGTATCGAGACCGTGTTCATCCCCGAGGACGACCGCGGCACGCTATGCGTCTCCAGCCAGGTGGGTTGTGCCCTCGACTGCTCGTTCTGTTCCACCGCCAAGCAAGGCTTCAACCGCAATCTGTCGGTCGGCGAGATCATTGGGCAGCTATGGTGGGCCAACCGGCGGCTTTCGCTGGAGCAGGCCCGGCTGGGGACGCCTGCCAATGAAGACAGCCGTATCGTCTCCAACGTGGTGATGATGGGCATGGGCGAGCCGCTCGCCAATTTCGACAATGTGGTCGCCGCACTCAAGCTGATGCTGGATGACAACGCCTACGGCCTGTCCCGGCGGCGCGTCACCCTGTCCACTTCGGGATTGGTGCCGGCGATGGATCGGTTGCGGGAGGCCTGTCCGGTGGCGTTGGCGGTAAGCCTGCACGCCCCCAACGATGCCCTGCGCGACCAGATCGTGCCGATCAACAAGAAATATCCGCTCAATGAACTGCTGGCCGCGTGCCGGCGCTACCTGGAAAAGGCGCCACGGGATTTCATCACCTTCGAGTACGTGATGCTCGATGGGGTCAATGACCAGCCCGAACATGCCCGGCAACTGGCGGCGCTGCTGCGCGACGTGCCGTGCAAGCTCAACCTGATCCCGTTCAACCCCTTCCCCAACTCGGGGTACAACCGTTCGTCCCGCGATGCTATTCTCGCCTTTCGCGACCTTCTGATCGAGGCGGGATACATCGTCACGGTACGCAAGACGCGCGGCGATGACATCGACGCCGCCTGTGGCCAGCTGGCGGGGCAGGTCAAGGATCGCACACGGCGCACGCAGCGGGCGGACAACGTGCAGCCGATCACTTTCCGTGATTGA
- the pilW gene encoding type IV pilus biogenesis/stability protein PilW, with protein MRKYGVAFWLLLGLCLGAVPGVQAVQANDAAVLRTQLAAGYFQRGQYGVAIDEAKRALAVNPKYAEAYNVLGLIYAELKEEGKARDHFLKALSLSPDNPDINHNYGWFLCERAQYEEGILYYLNALKNPLYANPDKTLVNAGQCALKSGKPQAAQDYFERALRYRQDNLQARLWLVELGLKLGDPVLAKRYYAELQKRLPESAESLWLGVRVARMAADQETETRLAAQLRRQFPESVEALKLKEGKYE; from the coding sequence ATGCGAAAGTACGGCGTGGCCTTCTGGCTGCTACTGGGTCTTTGCCTCGGCGCTGTGCCCGGGGTGCAGGCAGTGCAGGCCAACGATGCCGCGGTGCTGCGCACCCAGCTTGCTGCCGGTTATTTCCAGCGCGGCCAGTACGGTGTGGCCATCGACGAGGCCAAGCGGGCTCTGGCGGTCAATCCCAAATATGCCGAAGCCTACAATGTCCTCGGGCTCATCTATGCCGAGCTGAAGGAAGAGGGCAAGGCGCGCGACCATTTCCTGAAGGCGCTTTCGCTTTCACCGGACAACCCCGATATCAACCACAACTACGGCTGGTTCCTGTGCGAACGGGCCCAGTACGAGGAAGGCATTCTCTATTACCTGAATGCGCTGAAGAATCCGCTTTACGCGAATCCGGACAAGACGCTGGTGAATGCGGGGCAATGCGCATTGAAATCGGGCAAGCCGCAGGCGGCGCAGGACTATTTCGAACGTGCGCTGCGTTATCGGCAGGACAATCTGCAGGCCAGGCTCTGGCTGGTCGAACTGGGGCTCAAGCTGGGCGATCCGGTGCTGGCCAAGCGGTATTACGCCGAGCTGCAAAAGCGTCTGCCTGAAAGCGCTGAATCGCTGTGGCTGGGCGTGCGCGTGGCGCGCATGGCCGCAGACCAGGAAACCGAAACCCGCCTTGCCGCGCAACTGCGTCGGCAGTTTCCCGAATCGGTGGAAGCCCTCAAGCTCAAAGAGGGCAAGTACGAGTGA
- the ispG gene encoding flavodoxin-dependent (E)-4-hydroxy-3-methylbut-2-enyl-diphosphate synthase, protein MTTDFLVRRRTRQVRLGHVWIGSDHPVLVQSMTNTDTADAEATARQVFELWRAGSEAVRITVNSAEAAAAVPVIKEKLENWGCKVPLIGDFHFNGDRLLRDYPECAIALAKYRINPGNVGKGSKRDEKFAFMIEKAIEHDKVVRIGVNWGSLDQSMASRLMDENAKLARPLPVEMVMREALIRSALDSAEQAIGWGLSPDRIVLSCKVSHVQDLIAVYRDLAARCDYPLHLGLTEAGMGSKGIVASSAALAVLLQEGLGDTVRISLTPEPGGDRTKEVVVAQELLQSMGLRSFTPMVIACPGCGRTTSTVFQELARDIQEFLREQMPVWRNQYPGVENLKVAVMGCVVNGPGESKLADIGISLPGTGEVPVCPVYVDGEKTVTLKGDQVASEFQAIVEHYVSTRYGEGGAKRADNKIIPLKAI, encoded by the coding sequence ATGACGACTGATTTTCTTGTGCGGCGCCGCACCCGGCAGGTGCGACTGGGCCATGTCTGGATCGGCAGCGATCACCCGGTGCTGGTGCAGTCGATGACCAATACCGATACCGCCGATGCCGAGGCCACTGCCCGCCAGGTGTTCGAACTGTGGCGCGCAGGCTCCGAGGCGGTGCGTATCACCGTCAACAGTGCCGAAGCGGCCGCCGCGGTGCCGGTCATCAAGGAGAAGCTGGAGAACTGGGGTTGCAAGGTGCCCCTGATCGGCGACTTCCATTTCAACGGCGACCGGTTGCTGCGGGACTATCCCGAGTGTGCGATCGCGCTCGCCAAGTACCGGATCAACCCCGGCAATGTCGGCAAGGGCAGCAAGCGCGACGAGAAGTTCGCCTTCATGATCGAAAAGGCGATCGAGCACGACAAGGTGGTGCGCATCGGCGTCAACTGGGGATCGCTCGACCAGAGCATGGCCAGCCGGCTGATGGACGAGAATGCCAAGCTCGCCAGGCCCTTGCCGGTCGAGATGGTCATGCGCGAGGCACTGATCCGCTCCGCACTCGACTCGGCCGAACAGGCGATCGGCTGGGGCCTGTCGCCCGACCGCATCGTGCTGTCGTGCAAGGTGTCGCATGTGCAGGATCTGATCGCGGTCTACCGTGATCTGGCTGCCCGCTGTGACTACCCGCTGCACCTGGGGCTGACCGAGGCCGGCATGGGATCGAAGGGCATCGTGGCCTCGTCCGCGGCGCTGGCGGTGCTGCTGCAGGAAGGACTGGGTGACACCGTCCGTATCTCGCTCACACCCGAGCCGGGCGGCGATCGTACCAAGGAAGTCGTGGTGGCGCAGGAGCTGTTGCAAAGCATGGGTCTGCGCAGCTTCACCCCGATGGTGATCGCCTGTCCCGGGTGCGGGCGGACCACCTCGACGGTCTTCCAGGAGCTGGCGCGGGATATCCAGGAATTCCTGCGCGAACAGATGCCGGTCTGGCGCAATCAATATCCGGGGGTGGAAAACCTCAAGGTGGCGGTGATGGGCTGCGTCGTGAACGGCCCGGGCGAATCCAAGCTCGCCGATATCGGCATCAGCCTGCCCGGCACCGGCGAAGTGCCGGTGTGTCCGGTCTATGTGGACGGTGAAAAGACGGTGACGCTCAAGGGCGATCAGGTCGCCAGCGAGTTCCAGGCCATCGTCGAGCATTATGTGAGCACACGCTATGGCGAGGGCGGCGCCAAGCGGGCCGACAACAAGATCATTCCGCTCAAGGCAATCTGA
- a CDS encoding YfgM family protein has product MAFDLQEQEQIAQFKAWWQSWGKYLTGLAVAGLVAFAGWQGWNRYQQHQAEAAAAIYAQVEAGALAGDTAKARSEADRLKQEYAGTAHAPRAALLAAKISVDKGEVDQAQAQLRWVAAQAKETDLRDAARLRLAAVQLDQKQFDAALTTLNAAESTGMAGLVAEMRGDVLVEKGDAKGAEQAYQQALSKLPKDAPNLQFVQIKLDALKKG; this is encoded by the coding sequence ATGGCATTCGACCTTCAGGAACAGGAACAGATCGCCCAGTTCAAGGCGTGGTGGCAAAGCTGGGGCAAATATCTCACTGGCCTTGCCGTGGCCGGTTTGGTGGCATTCGCCGGTTGGCAAGGCTGGAACAGATACCAGCAGCACCAGGCTGAGGCGGCCGCTGCGATCTACGCCCAGGTCGAGGCGGGTGCGCTCGCCGGCGATACGGCCAAGGCGCGCAGCGAGGCCGACCGGCTCAAGCAGGAGTACGCCGGTACCGCCCATGCACCGCGTGCCGCGCTGCTTGCCGCCAAGATCAGCGTGGACAAGGGAGAGGTCGATCAGGCCCAGGCCCAGCTGCGCTGGGTGGCGGCCCAGGCCAAGGAAACGGATCTGCGTGATGCGGCGCGCCTGCGGCTGGCCGCAGTACAGCTGGATCAAAAGCAGTTCGACGCCGCGCTGACCACGCTCAACGCCGCCGAATCGACCGGCATGGCGGGCCTCGTGGCCGAAATGCGCGGCGACGTGCTGGTGGAGAAGGGCGATGCCAAGGGCGCGGAGCAGGCGTACCAACAGGCACTGAGCAAGCTGCCCAAGGATGCGCCCAACCTGCAGTTCGTCCAGATCAAACTCGATGCGCTCAAGAAGGGTTGA
- the hisS gene encoding histidine--tRNA ligase: MADKFQSIKGFYDILPGQTALWQKLERTAADVLALYGYRYIHLPLVEPTGLYVRGVGETTDIVEKEMYSWVDALNGDRLTLRPEGTAGCVRAVVEHSLTYNGPQRLWYAGPMFRHENVQKGRQRQFHQVGAEAFGLDGPDVDAEQMVMLARLWRSLGLSDVALQLNTIGDAAERAAYRQTLITYFERHAALLDEDARRRLHSNPLRILDSKNPVMQELIENAPKLFETLGPQTRAHYDGVCQYLSDAGVAYHFNPRLVRGLDYYNRTVFEWVTTRLGSQGTIAGGGRYDALVETLGGKPTPACGFGMGMERVFLLLQEYGVTASDAPEVYVVNLGEAAQRLAPQVAEQLRDAGIAVAVHAGGGSFKSQFKKADASGARFAVVLGDEEAAAGTANLKMLVGAGAGEQCTVPVAELAVRIRA; the protein is encoded by the coding sequence ATGGCTGACAAATTCCAAAGCATCAAGGGCTTCTACGACATCCTGCCCGGCCAGACCGCGTTGTGGCAGAAGCTGGAGCGCACTGCCGCCGACGTGCTGGCACTGTACGGCTACCGCTATATCCACCTGCCCCTGGTCGAACCCACCGGGCTGTATGTGCGTGGTGTGGGCGAGACGACCGATATCGTCGAAAAGGAAATGTATTCCTGGGTCGACGCACTGAACGGCGATAGGCTGACGCTGCGCCCGGAAGGTACGGCAGGCTGCGTGCGTGCCGTGGTCGAGCACAGCCTGACCTACAACGGTCCGCAGCGCCTGTGGTATGCCGGCCCGATGTTCCGGCACGAGAACGTGCAGAAGGGCCGGCAGCGCCAATTCCACCAGGTGGGCGCAGAGGCATTCGGCTTGGACGGCCCTGATGTCGATGCCGAGCAGATGGTGATGCTGGCGCGCCTGTGGCGCAGCCTGGGGTTGTCGGATGTGGCGCTGCAGCTCAACACCATCGGCGATGCTGCGGAGCGTGCGGCCTACCGCCAGACACTGATCACCTATTTCGAAAGGCACGCCGCGCTCCTGGACGAGGATGCTAGGCGGCGCCTGCACAGCAACCCACTGCGCATTCTGGACAGCAAGAATCCGGTGATGCAGGAGCTGATCGAGAATGCGCCCAAGTTGTTCGAGACCCTGGGGCCGCAGACCCGTGCGCATTACGACGGGGTCTGCCAATACCTGAGCGATGCCGGCGTGGCCTATCACTTCAATCCGCGCCTCGTACGCGGGCTGGACTACTACAACCGCACCGTGTTCGAGTGGGTCACCACCAGGCTCGGCAGCCAAGGCACCATTGCCGGTGGCGGCCGTTACGATGCACTGGTCGAGACCCTGGGCGGCAAGCCGACGCCGGCCTGTGGTTTTGGCATGGGCATGGAGCGTGTCTTCCTGCTGCTGCAGGAATACGGTGTGACGGCGTCCGATGCACCCGAGGTCTACGTGGTCAACCTGGGCGAAGCCGCGCAGCGGCTTGCCCCGCAGGTGGCGGAACAACTGCGTGACGCAGGCATCGCCGTGGCGGTGCATGCCGGTGGCGGCAGCTTCAAGTCCCAGTTCAAGAAGGCCGATGCGAGCGGTGCGCGCTTTGCCGTGGTGCTGGGCGACGAGGAGGCGGCGGCAGGCACGGCCAACCTCAAGATGCTCGTCGGGGCGGGCGCAGGTGAACAGTGCACTGTGCCGGTGGCCGAACTTGCGGTACGAATTCGGGCATAA
- the hfq gene encoding RNA chaperone Hfq, translating to MSAKGQMLQDPFLNILRKEHVPVYIYLVNGIKLQGQIESFDQYVVLLRNNVTQMVYKHAISTVVPSRPVSIPHEQPPAAPAAEA from the coding sequence ATGAGCGCCAAGGGGCAAATGCTGCAAGACCCGTTCCTCAATATCCTGCGTAAGGAACACGTCCCTGTTTATATCTATCTGGTCAATGGCATCAAACTGCAAGGTCAAATCGAATCGTTTGATCAATATGTGGTGTTGCTGCGCAACAATGTGACGCAGATGGTATACAAGCACGCGATCTCGACCGTGGTACCTTCGCGCCCAGTCAGCATTCCGCACGAGCAGCCCCCGGCTGCGCCTGCCGCTGAAGCGTGA
- the der gene encoding ribosome biogenesis GTPase Der, whose translation MKPTIALVGRPNVGKSTLFNRLTKTRDALVADQPGLTRDRHYGHGKVGGKPYFVVDTGGFEPVVDEGIMVEMARQTLQAVDEADAVIFIVDGRVGVTPQDKLIAQHLRQVGRPVWVAVNKAEGMNQAVVTADFYELGLETPVAVSASHGEGVRELLHEVLSRFDDVEDEPAQDHPKFAVVGRPNVGKSTLVNAILGEERVIAFDQPGTTRDSIFIDFERNQAHYTIIDTAGVRRRGKINETIEKFSVIKTMQAVESANVAVLVLDAMQEVSDQDARLASFILETGRALVVAINKWEAASAEQRDRIKREIARKLAFLEFAKFHYISALSGHGVGDLFKSIDAAYAAAMIKIPTPKLTRVLQLAVERQQPPLSGKVRPKLRYAHQGGTNPPVIVVHGNALEQVPAAYWRYLEHTFIKTFKLQGTPLRVQYKLGANPYASDDRPGSKPNPRTKLRGA comes from the coding sequence ATGAAACCGACGATTGCCCTGGTTGGCCGCCCCAATGTCGGCAAATCCACTCTGTTCAACCGCCTTACCAAGACCCGCGATGCCCTGGTGGCCGATCAGCCGGGGCTTACCCGTGATCGCCACTATGGACACGGCAAGGTCGGCGGCAAGCCTTATTTCGTGGTCGATACCGGTGGCTTCGAGCCGGTGGTCGATGAAGGCATCATGGTCGAGATGGCCCGCCAGACGTTACAGGCGGTCGATGAGGCCGATGCCGTGATCTTCATCGTCGATGGCCGGGTCGGCGTCACGCCGCAGGACAAACTGATTGCCCAACACCTGCGTCAGGTGGGTCGCCCGGTCTGGGTGGCCGTCAACAAGGCCGAGGGCATGAATCAGGCAGTGGTCACGGCCGACTTTTACGAGCTGGGGCTGGAGACGCCGGTGGCCGTCTCCGCCTCGCACGGCGAAGGCGTGCGCGAACTGCTGCACGAAGTGCTGTCGCGTTTCGACGACGTCGAGGACGAGCCGGCCCAGGATCACCCCAAGTTCGCGGTGGTCGGCCGGCCCAATGTCGGCAAGAGCACGCTGGTCAACGCCATCCTTGGCGAGGAACGGGTCATTGCCTTTGACCAGCCTGGCACCACGCGGGACTCGATCTTCATCGATTTCGAGCGCAATCAGGCGCATTACACGATCATCGATACCGCCGGCGTGCGGCGGCGTGGCAAGATCAACGAGACCATCGAGAAGTTCTCGGTGATCAAGACCATGCAGGCGGTGGAAAGCGCCAATGTGGCAGTGCTGGTGCTCGATGCCATGCAGGAGGTCTCCGACCAGGATGCACGGCTGGCGAGCTTCATCCTTGAAACCGGCAGGGCGCTGGTCGTGGCGATCAACAAGTGGGAGGCCGCGTCGGCCGAGCAGCGCGACCGGATCAAGCGCGAGATCGCCCGCAAGCTTGCCTTTCTTGAATTTGCCAAGTTCCATTACATCTCGGCGTTGTCCGGCCACGGGGTCGGCGATCTCTTCAAATCGATCGATGCCGCCTATGCCGCGGCCATGATCAAGATCCCGACACCCAAATTGACGAGGGTGTTGCAGCTGGCGGTCGAGCGGCAACAACCGCCGTTGTCGGGCAAGGTGCGCCCCAAGTTACGCTACGCCCACCAGGGGGGCACCAATCCTCCGGTCATCGTGGTGCACGGCAATGCGTTGGAGCAGGTGCCGGCAGCTTACTGGCGCTATCTGGAACATACGTTCATCAAGACCTTCAAACTGCAGGGCACACCATTGCGGGTGCAGTACAAATTGGGCGCCAACCCCTACGCCAGCGACGATCGCCCGGGAAGCAAGCCCAACCCGCGGACCAAGCTGCGCGGGGCGTAA